The DNA region CGAGCACCGGGGTATCGGGATCGGGCAGGTCGACGATCACCGCGTCGAAGCCACCCGGCGGACGGATCTCGGGGTGCGGGTCGCGCAGCCACGTCATCGCGTCGTCGACCACCACGTCCACCCGCGGATCGGCCAGCGCGTTGCCGTTGAGCCCGCGCAGCGTGGTGCGGGCCAAGTCGATGACGGCGGGGTCGAGCTCGACCTGCACGATCGTGTCGATGCCGGGGTACCGAAGCAGTTCGCGCGCCGCCAGGCCGTCGCCCCCGCCCAGCACGAGCACCGAACGGGTCGCCTCGCTCAGCGCCGGATAGACCAGGCTTTCGGTGTAGCGGTGCTCGTCGCGGGTGGAGAACTGCAGTCCGCCGTCGAGGTAGAGCCGCGTGTCGTCCCCCCGCCGGGTCACCACGATCTCCTGATACGCCGAGCGCTCATAGGCGACGATCGGGTCGGCGTAGAGCCGCTGCCGGGTGGTCGTCTCGATGCCGTCGGCGCGCACCAGCAGCGTGGCGAGCAGCCCGAGCGCCGCGGCGAGCACGCAGAGCGCCGCAATCAGCTCGCGGCGGCCGATGATGGGGCGCAGCAAGAAGATCGCGACGACGCCGGCGGCCACCAGGTTGATCATGCCGGTGGCGGCGGCCCCGCGGATCATCCCGAGTTGCGGCAGCAGCAGAAACGGCCAGAGCAGCCCGCCGATCAGCGCGCCGAGGTAGTCGGCGGCGTTGAGGTTGGCCAGCACGCGTCCGCTGTCGGCGGCCCCGACCGTGCGGCCGCGCTGCAACAGCGTCATGAGCAGGGGCACCTCGGCACCGACCAGGCAGCCGATGACGGCGGTGCCCACGACGAGGACCCACAACGAACCGCCGATGAACACGAACGTGATGTACAGCGCCGCGGCCGACAGCCCGCCGATGATGCCGAGCAGGGTCTCGACGGCGATGAAGGTGACCGCGGCCCGACCCAGCAACGGCTTGACCAGCAGGGCACCCACGCCCAAGGCCGCGACGTATCCCGCGACGATCAACGAGGTCGCGACGATGCCGCCGCCATGCATGCTCGCCGACAGCGTCAACAGCGCGAGCTCGTAGATCAGCCCACACGCCGCACAGGCCGCCACGGCCGCGAGCAGCAGCGCCCGCCAGCGCGTCGTGGTCTGGAACGAGTCGCTCACCCGGGCGGGATTGTCCTGGTCAGTGGTCACCGACGGGCCCGGGTCATGACAGCGCGGCGGCGTTGACCGCTCCCACGGCCACCAGTGCCACGGCCGTCGCGATCGCCGCCGGATGCAGTCGCTCGCCGACGATCAGGTCGCGGAACCGGCCGGGCACCACCACTTCGAGCACCACCAGCGCGACCCCCTGCAGCGCGACGCCGACCAGCCCGTAAACGGCGGCGTCGACCAGCCCCTGGCCGAGGGCACTGGAGCTGGCGACGATCGCGCTGACGACCACCATGGCAAGCGCCACATACATTCCCGAGGCGACGGCCACCGCGTTGGGCCGGCGCTCGACGAACACCAGCCGGCGCAGATTGCCCGGGGTCAGCAGGTCGACCATCACGAAGCCGGTCACCAGCACGAGGGCGCCGACCAGGAAGTAGAGCAGCGCGGCGACGACGTTCTGGGTGAGGCCCTCAGCGCTGATGGTTCCGAACTCGACGGCGGCGGTGTACATTCACGATCTCCTTGCGTAGGTGTGCCATGCGGGCGTCACTTTGCCCCGCCCGGGCCGCCGGGGCTGCCGCCCGAACCGCCCGACGGAGCACCGGGGAAGAAGCCGGGGCCCAGGAAGATGAATGCGCCCCCGCGGTAGCTGCTGCCGCGAACATCTTCGACGCGAATCGTGCACGGCCGGTTGCCGTCTGGGCCCACGATCACGATGTCGTCGTCGTAGCGCAGGTATTCGATGCCACGGTCGGTGGCGCGGGCTTCGGGACGCTGGTAGGCGACGAGGCGGTCGGCCACCTCGCTGGGTGTTCCGGTGCACTCATAACTCGAGGCCTCCGTGCCGTGTGAGTACGCTGCGTAGTTTTCCGCCACATGGGTGCGAATATCTTTCGACGCCAACGAT from Mycolicibacterium sp. MU0053 includes:
- a CDS encoding polyamine aminopropyltransferase — encoded protein: MSDSFQTTTRWRALLLAAVAACAACGLIYELALLTLSASMHGGGIVATSLIVAGYVAALGVGALLVKPLLGRAAVTFIAVETLLGIIGGLSAAALYITFVFIGGSLWVLVVGTAVIGCLVGAEVPLLMTLLQRGRTVGAADSGRVLANLNAADYLGALIGGLLWPFLLLPQLGMIRGAAATGMINLVAAGVVAIFLLRPIIGRRELIAALCVLAAALGLLATLLVRADGIETTTRQRLYADPIVAYERSAYQEIVVTRRGDDTRLYLDGGLQFSTRDEHRYTESLVYPALSEATRSVLVLGGGDGLAARELLRYPGIDTIVQVELDPAVIDLARTTLRGLNGNALADPRVDVVVDDAMTWLRDPHPEIRPPGGFDAVIVDLPDPDTPVLGRLYSTEFYALVTRALAPGGRMVVQAGSPYSTPTAFWRTFSTIKAAGYAATPYHVHVPTFGDWGFVLATRGADAPVPTVPPNAPALRFLSQQVLDAAGVFADDQAPRALEPSTLDRPRIVEDIRLGYS
- a CDS encoding DUF350 domain-containing protein; amino-acid sequence: MYTAAVEFGTISAEGLTQNVVAALLYFLVGALVLVTGFVMVDLLTPGNLRRLVFVERRPNAVAVASGMYVALAMVVVSAIVASSSALGQGLVDAAVYGLVGVALQGVALVVLEVVVPGRFRDLIVGERLHPAAIATAVALVAVGAVNAAALS
- a CDS encoding DUF4247 domain-containing protein, with protein sequence MSRTRLYLIAAALAIAGLACLIWGISLASKDIRTHVAENYAAYSHGTEASSYECTGTPSEVADRLVAYQRPEARATDRGIEYLRYDDDIVIVGPDGNRPCTIRVEDVRGSSYRGGAFIFLGPGFFPGAPSGGSGGSPGGPGGAK